ATCTTTGGTAAAATTGCTGGTTAGTGAATTTTTCATAGTACTCACGAAATAGACGCCAATCAGCTGCATGGCGATTAGAATCAGCAGCATATATACGATAATAAGCTTTGCCTGAATCGTGCGGAAAAAGGAGGCCATTTTCATTACAGCCCTCCGTTTTTAGGACTGCGCATGACATAGCCGAGCCCCCTACGGGTAAGAATATATTCGGGTTTGCTTGGATTCTCCTCTATTTTCTCACGAAGTCTACGAATGGTTACGTCTACCGTGCGTACATCTCCGAAATACTCAAATCCCCATACGGCCTGAAGTAAATGCTCACGCGTCATCACTTTTCCTGCATGCTTTACAAGATAAAATAGAAGTTCATACTCACGATGCGTCAGATCTAGCGGTTCCCCATTCTTAAACACTAAATACATGTCCGTATCAATGAACAAGTCAAAATGCTTTACCCCTTGCTTCTCTTCATCCGCTGCTAATGCCTCGGACGAAATAGCAGGCTTCATCTGCCGCCGCATATGTGCTTTCACTCGTGCTAACAACTCACGTGTACTGAATGGCTTGGTCACATAATCATCCGCACCTAGCTCTAGGCCTAGAACTTTATCGATCTCCCCATCTTTAGCTGTCAACATAATAATAGGCATTTGTAAATGTGCAGCCCGCACTTCCCGGCATACATCCATCCCATCTTTACCTGGCAACATCAGATCCAACAATATGAGATCCGGCTTCTTTGTCAAAGCCAACTCAACAGCACTAATGCCATCCAAGGCACAAATGACATCGTAGCCTTCTTTTTCTAAGTTAAATTTCAGAATATCGGCAATAGGTTGTTCATCGTCCACGACCAGAATGGTTCCCTGCATGACATCATCCCACCTTATATTTCAAGACATAAGTCTTATACTCTCTTTTATTATTTTAACACACCTGAGAGGCAGCCACACCCTACCTATGACACCCCTACTAGTCAAACCGCAAAGAGAGCAATACCTCCCTTGCAAGGTATCGCTCTCTTTGAAATGAATAATATAGATTGTCTCTATGCTAAATAAATTATCTTTATTCTAAATACTTCATTGGGTTCTGGGCGACGTTATTCTTGAGAATTTCAAAATGAAGATGTGTCCCTGTTGAGCGACCTGTATTGCCCATAATGCCAATACCTTTCCCTTGATCAACAGCTTCACCTTGATTAACAGTAATTCTACTGAGATGCCCATATAGCGTCGTGTAACCATTACTATGATTAATGATCACTGCATTACCATAGCCACTTATAGTGCCTGTAAAGGTTACAATGCCGCTATCTGAGGCCATTATCGTACGGTTTCCTGATACGACATCAATTCCCTTGTGCGTTTTACCCCAACGGGAGCCGTATGTGCTCGTAATGGTTGCGCTGTTCACCGGCCAAGCAAATTGCCCTGACCCTTGACCTATAATCTTTGTTCCTTGCAACACAACCTCAGTTAGTGATTCGTTAATCACTTCTTGACCCAGCCACTGTTCATTGACCACTTGCCCATTCTCTTTCGTCACGAGATACTCCATTACTTTAAGACCCTCTCGTCCTGAACGGACAACCTTCGTTTTACCTGCAGGAAGATCTGAGCTTTTACGAATCTCCACTTTAGGTTCTGTCACAACCTCTTCAGATATTTGTTCTACCGTAGTTACTGTTAATGGAGATTTAGGAATTGTTAGCTTCAACGAATCACCAATTTGAAGATATTTTTCCTTGATCTCTGGATTATTAAGATACAACTCCTTCTCAGTCACCGAATAACGCTTAGCGATGGAGCTTATTGTATCTCCCTCAGCAACTGTATACAGCACTGGAGCCTCTTCTCCCTTGACTAGAAGCTTCGCCACATCCTCTGCACTTAACACTTTGTTAGGGTCTACCTTAGCAGGAGTGGAATCGATCCTTTCACCAATCTTAACCGATTGAACAGAAGATTCTGGCGCAACGGATGCCTCCACAGCAGCGCCCCTGCTTGACGAGTAGGACATTTTCTTCACGTTCAGTTGGCTCTTGGCTACTACGGGCAAGTATTCCTGCTTCACCTGCTTCAATACCTCATCTACCGCCTTTTGATCCCTAAGAATGGCAACCACTTTACCATCCACCTTCATCTCAACACCTTTAGCATAAGCCTTCAGCATGCCGTCTATCTTTTGAAGGGTCGCCGAACTATCCACCTCTTCCAGAAAAGCAACATCTTCTTGCGTAGTAATTCCTTCCGTTTGTAATACCATTTCTACATCAGGATACTTACTTTGATATTCTTCTCTCTTCTGGTTAAATAATTGTTCAAGTTGCTCCTTATCCTTAATCTTGCCGATTTCCTGATCTTGAACATACACCTTATAATAAGGAACCTTGTTAGCATTAATGTACTCATTACCCGCAAATATAAGACCTGTAGTAATAACCACTCCTGATGCCAACATCGTGAGCCATCTTCTACCCTTAGGGGATGAACCGTCATCCTTGCCTTCTTCTAGTTTAATAGGCTCGCTACTGGATTCCAACTTGTCCTTTGTTTTTCGAAACATTTGCATACCTTTGAACACGTTCATACTTCTCTCCTTTTGTAAGCCCAATCGCTACTACGTTCGTAACTGATATCACCTTGTCGGATGAATTATAATCCTCAAAAGGTTTCAAAACTTTAACCTTTTCAACTATTATTTACTTTAACACATGCTTAAAGCGTTATTCAAGCTTACCCCAATGCCAAAAAAACCCGCTCACAATGCAGGTTTTCGCATTTCCCCTGAATCTGGACAACTTATATTAATGACAAATATGTGATAACTGTTTTATCTTATGATTTCAGTAGTGCCATTAGTTTGTCATACTCCTCTTGACTTAAGTACTGGGATAGCGTCTTTTCTATGCTAATAAGCTCTTGTTCCGTTAGACCATTCTCCATGGCGCTAGATATATTTTGTACTTCTTTTTGAGGGAGTTTAGTCATTAATATGTTAAATATTTCTTCTTTCTCGCTTGCAGGTAAATTGTCCTTTTTGCGCACGACATCATCAGGCGTCACGATAACCAATTGATCTTTCCCTGGCTGATCTACCTTATTCTGATCTGTTGATTCTGTCGTCTCTGATTGATTCTGACCCATCACAGGAAGTGCATCCACCGGCGCCTTCTCTCCAGCCTCTTCAGAATCAGAATCCCCCTTACTTTTTGTCCCTTGCATCTTGTTGTCATCCTTATTAACAGTAGCTTTCTCAACTTTCAGGTCCGTGTCGGTATCGGTATTGATATTCTTCGTCTCGGTATTCATTCCGAGCATTCCTTGCAACATACCACCCCATGTAAATGTCTGTCCCTCAAGTTCAATATTAAATTTGGCTAATATCGATTCAAGATACGTATTCACTACCATTCCCGTCGTGAACACCGTCAAGGCACTAACGAGTGTAACCGTTAAGGCTATCTTCAACAGCCATTGCATGAATTTCATGTGTCACATCCCCCTTTACTTCCATTCTGGTGTTTCTCTATGACAGTATTGACCATATGGAAGGGTTTCAATCCCAAATAAGGGACAATCCATCCGCGTAGCGGTCATTTATCAATCCATATATTTTTCAAGCACTGATTTTGGTGTTGAACCAAAAAACACAAAAAAGCCTGCCCACCGCTACATAGCGGCAGACAGGCTTATGATATGGATCTCAATCCATTATGATTTGTAAATAGGTAATACTTGGTTCGTCTGATCACGATTACGTCCAACGGAGAAGATAGCAATTGGAATACCTGTCAATTCAGATACACGTTGTACATAATTACGCGTATTCTCAGGTAAATCTGCCAATGTCTTAGCTCCTGTAATATCTTCACTCCATCCTGGCATCTCTTCATAGACTGCTTCACATTCTGCCAACATCTTGAGACTAGCTGGGTAATACTGAATCACTTCATCACGATATTTATATCCAGTACAGATCTTCACAGTATCCAGTCCAGATAGAACATCTAGCGAGTTGAGAGACAATCCAGTGATACCACTAACCCGGCGAGCGTGACGTACCACTACGCTATCGAACCAACCTACACGACGAGCACGACCTGTAACGGTACCATACTCAAATCCTTTTTCACGAATATAATGACCTACTTCATTATCAAGTTCAGTAGGAAATGGACCATCTCCCACACGAGTGGTGTAAGACTTAGCAACACCAATAACTTGCTCTATCTTAGATGGACCTACTCCAGAACCGATACATACCCCACCAGCAGAAGGATTAGAAGAAGTCACGAAAGGATATGTACCTTGATCGATATCAAGCATCACACCTTGTGCTCCTTCAAACAATACCTTACGATCTTCATCAATAGCTTCGTTTAACACGACCGATGTATCCGTTACATAAGGTCTAACAAACTCCGCATATTCCAGGTATTGCTTCAAGATTTCTTCTACATCTAGTGGTTCAGCCCCATACACTTGCTCAAGCATATGATTCTTTTCTTTCATCATTTGACGGAGGCGCAATTCGAATTCTTCTGGATCAAGTAGATCTGAGATTCGAATACCATTACGCGCTGCTTTATCCATATAACAAGGGCCGATTCCCTTACGCGTTGTACCAATCTTATTCGGTCCTTTGCGATCTTCTTCCAATGCATCAAGAAGCATATGGTAGGGCATAATGACATGTGCGCGATCACTAATGACCAAATTATTTGTTGTGAATCCATTATCATGAATGTAGGTAATTTCCTCAATAAGTGCAGCCGGGTTAATCACCATTCCGTTACCGATAACGCAGATCTTATCATCATAAAACACACCTGATGGGATAAGACTGAGTTTATATTTTTTACCGTCAATCAGAATGGTATGGCCAGCGTTGTTGCCGCCTTGATACCGGGCAACCACATCAGCGCTCTCCGCGAGAAAGTCCGTGATTTTGCCTTTGCCTTCGTCTCCCCATTGTGTTCCCACAACGACTACTGTTGACATGTTCATTCCCCTTTGGGTGTTATACACCTTGTTTTAATTACTCTGTTAGCATATCCATTCACTGTACTAAAGCAGCAATATCAGTTTAACAGCCCCAATTTTCAAAGTCAAATAAAAAACGAACAATCACACATCGAAATGTGCAATTGTTCGGAATTAGATTATCGTTTCCCCAGCATCATGGTTTTTGCACAACATTAACCTGCAAATGGATCTGAGTGAGCTCGTTCATAATTAACGAATTTATTGAAATTCTTAAGAAATACAAGCTCAACCGTTCCTACTGGACCGTTCCGCTGTTTAGCAATAATAATCTCAATAATATTCTTTTTCTCTGTATCCGCATTATAGTAATCATCACGGTATAAGAATGAGACAATATCAGCATCTTGCTCGATAGAACCAGACTCCCGCAAATCACTCATCATGGGGCGCTTGTCCTGCCGTTGCTCAACACCCCGGCTTAGCTGGGATAACGCCACTACTGGCACTTCAAGCTCACGTGCAATCTGCTTCAAAGTACGGGAAATTTCAGATACTTCCTGCTGACGATTCTCTCCAGCTTTACCACGACCATGAATAAGCTGTAAATAATCGATAACAATCATGCCAAGGCCCTTCTCTTTCTGAAGACGACGACATTTCGCACGGATATCCGCTACCGTTATACCCGGTGTATCATCGATATAAATCTCTGCCTCTGACAGAGAGGAGATTCCCATGGTTAGCTTGGCCCAATCGTCATCCTTAAATTCACCCGTACGCATCACATTTGCATCCAAGTTAGCCTCCGCACAGATCATCCGTTGCACAAGTTGAGGTGCAGACATTTCCAGACTGAAAATAGCTACGGTTTCCTTAGCACGCACAGCGACATTCTGAGCAATGTTCAAAGCAAATGCCGTTTTACCTACAGAAGGTCTGGCAGCTACAATAATAAGGTCATTACGCTGGAATCCATTGGTCATCTTATCAAGATCAACGAATCCTGTTGGAATACCGGAGGTGCCACCTTTGTTCTCATGTAGCATTTCTACCCGTTCAAACACATCCATGAGTACATCACGAATCCACACAAATCCGCTTCCGCTACGTCGATTGGAGATTTCCAAGATACGGCGTTCTGCATCCCCTAACATGCCGGAGACGTCTTCTCCTCCCGTATACCCTTCACTCACAATCTGCGTTGCTGTACGGATCAAGCGCCGCAGCATCGATTTCTCTTCAATAATCTGCGCATAATAATCGACGTTCGCTGCCGTTGGAACAGCATGAGCTAACCTTGCTAAGTAACTTACGCCGCCGATATCCTCAAGCTGTCCACGGTCCTGGAGCAAGGAGGTCAGCGTAATTAAATCTATCGGTTGATTCTGCTCTCCGAGGTCAATCATAGCTTCATAAATCAATTGATGCGGCTTATCATAGAAATCCTCGGTCTGCACCCGCTCCATTGCCGTGATCATAGCTTCACTTTGTAGTAATATAGCGCCAATTACAGCTTGTTCTGCCTCTAAGTTTTGTGGGGGAATCCGATCAAAAAACAGCTCGCCACCCATCTTATCCCTCCGCTACTTGAACCTTCAACGTTGCTTTTACTTCTGGGTGCAACTTCACAGGTACCTGAGTTACGCCTAAATTCCGAATCGGATCACCTAGCTCAATCTTACGTTTATCAATCTTCACGCCAAGCCCCGCCAATGTTTCAGCGATCTGTTTACTCGTAATAGCTCCGAACAAGCGTCCGCCTTCACCAGATTTAGCATTAAGAACGATGTTCATGCCCTCTAGTTTCTTACCCAGCGCCTCAGCTTCTTCCTTCTCCTGATCCTTACGCTTCTGCTCAGCTACAGTCTGATTCTCAAGCGTCTTCATGTTTCCGTCTGTTGCCGATCTTGCTAATCCACGAGGAAATAAGAAATTCGCTGCAAATCCTTCTGATACTTCTTTAACTTGCCCCTTTTTACCTTGGCCCTTAACATCTTTTATAAAAATGACTTTCATTCGAATAACCCTTCTTTCTCTTCAATTTGCGTCAACACTTCCTCAAGCTTTGCTGCCGCTTCATTTACAGTACTCTTAAGCTGAACAGCTGCATTCGTCAAATGACCACCGCCGCCGAGCTTCTCCATCACGACTTGCACATTCATTCGCCCTAAAGAACGGGCACTAATTCCAATCATACCATCTGGACGTTCGCTAATCACAAAGGAAGCCACGACATCCGTCATACTAAGCAATGTATCTGCTACCTGTGCAATGAGCAGCTGAGATATGACCGTCCCAGGCTCTGTTACAGCTAATGCAATGTGATTATGCAC
The nucleotide sequence above comes from Paenibacillus sp. IHBB 10380. Encoded proteins:
- the dnaB gene encoding replicative DNA helicase, which produces MGGELFFDRIPPQNLEAEQAVIGAILLQSEAMITAMERVQTEDFYDKPHQLIYEAMIDLGEQNQPIDLITLTSLLQDRGQLEDIGGVSYLARLAHAVPTAANVDYYAQIIEEKSMLRRLIRTATQIVSEGYTGGEDVSGMLGDAERRILEISNRRSGSGFVWIRDVLMDVFERVEMLHENKGGTSGIPTGFVDLDKMTNGFQRNDLIIVAARPSVGKTAFALNIAQNVAVRAKETVAIFSLEMSAPQLVQRMICAEANLDANVMRTGEFKDDDWAKLTMGISSLSEAEIYIDDTPGITVADIRAKCRRLQKEKGLGMIVIDYLQLIHGRGKAGENRQQEVSEISRTLKQIARELEVPVVALSQLSRGVEQRQDKRPMMSDLRESGSIEQDADIVSFLYRDDYYNADTEKKNIIEIIIAKQRNGPVGTVELVFLKNFNKFVNYERAHSDPFAG
- a CDS encoding M23 family metallopeptidase — translated: MNVFKGMQMFRKTKDKLESSSEPIKLEEGKDDGSSPKGRRWLTMLASGVVITTGLIFAGNEYINANKVPYYKVYVQDQEIGKIKDKEQLEQLFNQKREEYQSKYPDVEMVLQTEGITTQEDVAFLEEVDSSATLQKIDGMLKAYAKGVEMKVDGKVVAILRDQKAVDEVLKQVKQEYLPVVAKSQLNVKKMSYSSSRGAAVEASVAPESSVQSVKIGERIDSTPAKVDPNKVLSAEDVAKLLVKGEEAPVLYTVAEGDTISSIAKRYSVTEKELYLNNPEIKEKYLQIGDSLKLTIPKSPLTVTTVEQISEEVVTEPKVEIRKSSDLPAGKTKVVRSGREGLKVMEYLVTKENGQVVNEQWLGQEVINESLTEVVLQGTKIIGQGSGQFAWPVNSATITSTYGSRWGKTHKGIDVVSGNRTIMASDSGIVTFTGTISGYGNAVIINHSNGYTTLYGHLSRITVNQGEAVDQGKGIGIMGNTGRSTGTHLHFEILKNNVAQNPMKYLE
- the yycF gene encoding response regulator YycF — protein: MQGTILVVDDEQPIADILKFNLEKEGYDVICALDGISAVELALTKKPDLILLDLMLPGKDGMDVCREVRAAHLQMPIIMLTAKDGEIDKVLGLELGADDYVTKPFSTRELLARVKAHMRRQMKPAISSEALAADEEKQGVKHFDLFIDTDMYLVFKNGEPLDLTHREYELLFYLVKHAGKVMTREHLLQAVWGFEYFGDVRTVDVTIRRLREKIEENPSKPEYILTRRGLGYVMRSPKNGGL
- the rplI gene encoding 50S ribosomal protein L9, whose product is MKVIFIKDVKGQGKKGQVKEVSEGFAANFLFPRGLARSATDGNMKTLENQTVAEQKRKDQEKEEAEALGKKLEGMNIVLNAKSGEGGRLFGAITSKQIAETLAGLGVKIDKRKIELGDPIRNLGVTQVPVKLHPEVKATLKVQVAEG
- a CDS encoding adenylosuccinate synthase, which codes for MSTVVVVGTQWGDEGKGKITDFLAESADVVARYQGGNNAGHTILIDGKKYKLSLIPSGVFYDDKICVIGNGMVINPAALIEEITYIHDNGFTTNNLVISDRAHVIMPYHMLLDALEEDRKGPNKIGTTRKGIGPCYMDKAARNGIRISDLLDPEEFELRLRQMMKEKNHMLEQVYGAEPLDVEEILKQYLEYAEFVRPYVTDTSVVLNEAIDEDRKVLFEGAQGVMLDIDQGTYPFVTSSNPSAGGVCIGSGVGPSKIEQVIGVAKSYTTRVGDGPFPTELDNEVGHYIREKGFEYGTVTGRARRVGWFDSVVVRHARRVSGITGLSLNSLDVLSGLDTVKICTGYKYRDEVIQYYPASLKMLAECEAVYEEMPGWSEDITGAKTLADLPENTRNYVQRVSELTGIPIAIFSVGRNRDQTNQVLPIYKS